CAAGACGATTTTTACTTATTTGGGATCTTTTCAGAAGGCGGTAGGTATACCAAAAAACTGTTGTATCATCAACAACATTTATCGCCAACCCCCACTTACTCTGTCATGACCCTGTAAATCTTTCCAGCATTGTACGTTTTTGTAGCCTAGTTCATTAAGTATAGCTCTAACTTTTAACTTTTGATCATAACCATGTTCGAGTAAAATCAGGCCATTAGGTAAAAGATAATCATAACCTTGTTCGATAATCAAGTGAAGATCAGCTAATCCATCTTGAGCACTAGCTAAAGCACTTCGTGGTTCAAAGCGTAAATCGCCTTCTTGTAAATGGGGATCTTGCTCGGCAATATAAGGTGGGTTGGAAATAATGGCATGATATTGTCGCTTGGGAAGGGCACTGTACCAATTTGAATGATGGAAGCTTAGGTTTGGCACTTGATGCCGTTGAGCATTTTCTTGGGCGACTTGTAATGCTTCCTGACTAAAATCACAAGCAATAACATTCCAGTTTGGCCTTTCT
Above is a genomic segment from Legionella lytica containing:
- the prmC gene encoding peptide chain release factor N(5)-glutamine methyltransferase, whose protein sequence is MISIRAALGNNPELEAEILLCYVLGKNRAYLFAHPEELLTKEQYETYQSFLVKRAQGIPIAYITGEREFWSLNLKVNTHTLIPRHETELLVELALEKIPQDSQAWILELGTGSGAIAIAIAKERPNWNVIACDFSQEALQVAQENAQRHQVPNLSFHHSNWYSALPKRQYHAIISNPPYIAEQDPHLQEGDLRFEPRSALASAQDGLADLHLIIEQGYDYLLPNGLILLEHGYDQKLKVRAILNELGYKNVQCWKDLQGHDRVSGGWR